A region of Cataglyphis hispanica isolate Lineage 1 chromosome 8, ULB_Chis1_1.0, whole genome shotgun sequence DNA encodes the following proteins:
- the LOC126851674 gene encoding low molecular weight phosphotyrosine protein phosphatase-like isoform X1, with protein sequence MQKKRVLMVCLGNSCRSPMAEAVFQDQVRKMGLSDFWEAESAAILKYHVGNAPEPRAMTTLRKEGITNYSHVARQITINDFYKFDWIFGMDEYIIHKLYEMRPENNQATIELLGKYDPAGIVVIRDPLFDVGSAGFEKAFQQALRSVRSFLAINMKREPMISDIIRE encoded by the exons ATGCAAAAGAAGAGAGTTCTTATGGTTTGTTTAG GAAATAGTTGCCGCTCCCCTATGGCAGAGGCAGTATTTCAGGATCAAGTGCGAAAAATGGGTCTATCTGATTTTTGGGAAGCGGAAAGTGCCGCTATTCTGAAATATCACGTAGGCAATGCTCCCGAACCTAGAGCGATGACTACTCTTCGAAAAGAGGGAATCACAAATTACTCTCATGTCGCGAGACAA ATCACAATAAacgatttttacaaatttgattGGATATTTGGAATGGACgagtatattattcataagcTGTATGAAATGCGACCGGAAAATAATCAAGCGACAATTGAACTACTTGGGAAATATGATCCGGCTGGAATAGTTGTCATAAGAGACCCCTTATTT GATGTTGGGAGTGCTGGATTTGAAAAAGCGTTTCAACAAGCTTTAAGGAGCGTGCGTTCATTTTTGGCAATTAACATG aAGCGAGAACCAATGATTAGTGatattataagagaataa
- the LOC126851718 gene encoding low molecular weight phosphotyrosine protein phosphatase-like isoform X2 — translation MNKRGLKNQWEVESAALIGYHTGKVPDYRALSTLKENGITNYSHRARQINKDDFNKFDWIFGMDNDNIQDINALKPKECRAKVELLGSYDPNREVIIRDPYYDIDSAGFQKAYEQCLRSVTAFLNKYTN, via the exons atgaacAAGAGaggtttgaaaaatcaatggGAAGTAGAAAGCGCTGCTCTTATAGGATATCATACAGGTAAAGTGCCAGATTATAGAGCTTTGAGTACGCTAAAAGAAAATGGGATCACTAATTATTCTCACAGAGCACGCCAA attaataaagatgattttaataaatttgattggaTATTTGGCATGGATAATGATAACATTCAAGATATAAATGCTCTAAAGCCAAAGGAATGTCGAGCAAAAGTGGAGCTTCTAGGAAGTTATGATCCAAACAGAGAAGTCATAATACGAGATCCATATTAT GATATTGATAGCGCAGGATTTCAAAAAGCCTATGAGCAATGTCTGAGAAGTGTAACagcatttttaaacaaatatacaaattaa
- the LOC126851717 gene encoding AP-1 complex subunit beta-1 isoform X1, whose translation MQPFEILHKMTDSKYFTTTKKGEIFELKSELNNEKKEKKKEAVKKVIASMTVGKDVSALFPDVVNCMQTDNLELKKLVYLYLMNYAKSQPDMAIMAVNTFVKELATSPMTKDCEDPNPLIRALAVRTMGCIRVDKITEYLCEPLRKCLKDEDPYVRKTAAVCVAKLYDINAALVEDQGFLDQLKDLLSDSNPMVVANAVAALSEINEASPSGQPLVEMNAQTINKLLTALNECTEWGQVFILDSLANYSPKDDREAQSICERITPRLAHANAAVVLSAVKVLMKLMEMLQSESDFVGTLTKKLAPPLVTLLSSEPEVQYVALRNINLIVQKRPDILKHEMKVFFVKYNDPIYVKLEKLDIMIRLASQANIAQVLSELKEYATEVDVDFVRKAVRAIGRCAIKVEPSAERCVSTLLDLIQTKVNYVVQEAIVVIKDIFRKYPNKYESIISTLCENLDTLDEPEARASMIWIIGEYAERIDNADELLESFLEGFHDENTQVQLQLLTAIVKLFLKRPTDTQELVQQVLSLATQDSDNPDLRDRGFIYWRLLSTDPAAAKEVVLAEKPLISEETDLLEPTLLDELICHISSLASVYHKPPTAFVEGRAAGARKSLPARSNSNEESARTTNAQPHAQVIPAQDSLIGDLLSMDIGGPAIVTPTPAPQSAGLGLDLLGGGLDGILSNTESTSAAPVVSQSTTGLLGDIFGFSQGPTSYIPPKVNWLPAEKGKGFDIWGTFTRKNGQISMDMTFTNKAMQPMGGFAIQLNKNSFGLTPAAPLQVPAPLNPGASIETSVILSTAGAVQRMEPLNNLQVAIKNNIDVFYFACLVPMNVYFAEDGQLDKRVFLSTWKDIPAQNEVQYTLNGVMLTADQVVQKMQQNNVFTIAKRNVEGQDMLYQSLKLTNNVWVLNELKIQPGNPDVTLSLKSRSVEVAPGVFQAYNAILHS comes from the exons ATGCAACCGTTCGAGATACTCC ACAAGATGACCGATTCAAAGTATTTTACCACTACAAAGAAGGGGGAGATATTTGAGCTCAAGTCAGAActtaataatgagaaaaaagaaaagaagaaggaagCTGTAAAgaag GTTATTGCTTCTATGACAGTCGGGAAAGACGTGTCCGCGTTATTTCCCGACGTGGTAAACTGCATGCAGACTGACAATTTGGAACTGAAAAAACTGGTGTATCTGTATCTGATGAACTACGCCAAGAGTCAACCAGACATGGCTATTATGGCAGTCAACACGTTCGTCAAG GAGCTAGCGACATCTCCGATGACAAAG GATTGCGAGGACCCAAATCCGCTGATTCGCGCGCTAGCAGTTCGCACGATGGGATGCATACGCGTCGACAAGATAACCGAATATTTGTGCGAGCCGTTGCGCAAGTGCCTGAAGGACGAGGATCCGTATGTACGCAAGACCGCAGCCGTGTGCGTCGCCAAACTTTATGACATTAACGCGGCCTTGGTCGAGGATCAGGGATTTCTGGATCAATTGAAGGATCTTCTGTCCGACAGCAATCCAATG GTTGTTGCAAACGCAGTAGCTGCATTGTCTGAGATCAACGAGGCCAGTCCGAGCGGTCAACCGTTGGTGGAGATGAATGCACAGACcataaataaactattaacAGCGCTCAATGAGTGTACAGAATGGGGCCAAGTTTTCATCCTGGATTCATTGGCGAATTATTCGCCCAAGGACGATCGCGAAGCGCAAAGCATCTGCGAACGGATCACTCCACGTCTAGCGCATGCTAATGCTGCAGTCGTGCTGTCTGCTGTCAAG GTATTAATGAAACTGATGGAAATGTTGCAATCCGAATCGGATTTTGTCGGCACACTTACGAAGAAATTAGCACCTCCTCTCGTCACATTATTGAGTTCCGAGCCAGAAGTTCAATATGTCGCATTAAGAAACATCAATCTCATCGTGCAGAAGCGACCTGATATTCTGAAACATGAAATGAAAGTAttctttgtcaaatataatgatccaatatatgtaaaactgGAAAAACTGGATATTATGATTCGTTTAGCGTCACAGGCTAATATCGCGCAAGTTTTATCGGAGCTGAAAGAATACGCCACCGAGGTTGATGTGGATTTTGTAAGAAAAGCTGTGAGGGCTATCGGTCGTTGCGCCATAAAAGTCGAACCATCCGCAGAACGTTGCGTCTCCACATTGCTGGACCTGATTCAAACCaag gtGAACTATGTTGTTCAAGAAGCGATTGTAGTCATAAAAGATATCTTCCGTAAATATCCTAATAAGTATGAGAGCATAATTTCGACTCTGTGCGAGAATCTAGACACACTTGATGAGCCAGAGGCGCGTGCTTCCATGATTTGGATTATTGGAGAATACGCGGAACGTATCGATAATGCAGACGAATTGTTAGAGAGCTTCCTGGAAGGATTCCACGATGAGAACACACAGGTGCAACTTCAATTGCTCACAGCAATCGTGAAACTGTTTCTCAAGAGACCGACAGATACGCAAGAGTTGGTTCAGCAAGTGCTGAGTCTGGCAACACAAGATTCTGATAATCCTGATCTGCGAGACCGCGGTTTTATTTACTGGCGGCTGCTTAGCACCGATCCGGCGGCGGCTAAGGAAGTGGTGCTCGCGGAGAAACCTTTGATTTCGGAAGAAACAGATCTGCTAGAGCCGACGCTGTTGGACGAATTGATTTGTCACATCTCGAGTTTGGCATCCGTGTATCACAAGCCTCCCACAGCATTTGTCGAGGGCAGAGCCGCGGGCGCTAGAAAATCCTTGCCTGCTAGAAGCAATTCGAACGAAGAGTCTGCCCGCACAACAAATGCACAGCCTCACGCGCAGGTTATACCCGCTCAAGATTCTCTGATAGGCGACCTCCTTAGCATGGATATCG GTGGACCAGCAATAGTCACACCGACGCCTGCGCCACAATCGGCGGGACTAGGACTAGATCTTCTAGGCGGCGGTTTGGACGGGATTCTAAGCAATACCGAAAGCACAAGCGCAGCGCCAGTCGTTTCCCAAAGTACAACCGGTTTGCTCGGCGATATATTCGGCTTCAGCCAAGGCCCCACATCTTATATACCTCCTAAAGTTAACTGGCTGCCGGCCGAAAAAGGCAAGGGCTTCGACATTTGGGGCACATTTACGAGAaa GAACGGACAGATTAGCATGGATATGACTTTCACGAATAAGGCGATGCAACCTATGGGAGGATTCGCGATACAGCTCAACAAAAACAGCTTTGGACTAACGCCGGCAGCTCCGTTGCAAGTACCGGCTCCCTTAAATCCTGGCGCAAGTATAGAAACAAGCGTTATATTGTCTACCGCGGGTGCAGTACAACGGATGGAGCCCTTAAACAATCTTCAAGTCGCTATCAAAAACAATATCGATGTTTTCTACTTCGCGTGTCTCGTCCCGATGAATGTATACTTCGCAGAGGATGGCCAATTGGACAAGAGAGTATTTCTTTCAACTTGGAAAGATATACCTGCACAAAATGag GTACAATATACGCTAAATGGAGTAATGTTGACTGCGGATCAAGTTGTACAAAAAATGCAACAGAACAATGTCTTCACAATTGCTAAGAGAAACGTAGAGGGTCAAGATATGCTTTATCAGTCTCTCAAGTTGACAAACAATGTTTGGGTGTTGAATGAATTGAAGATTCAGCCAGGCAACCCTGATGTTACA TTATCTCTGAAATCTCGATCAGTGGAAGTCGCTCCTGGAGTATTTCAAGCATACAACGCAATCTTACAttcttaa
- the LOC126851717 gene encoding AP-1 complex subunit beta-1 isoform X2 yields the protein MQPFEILHKMTDSKYFTTTKKGEIFELKSELNNEKKEKKKEAVKKVIASMTVGKDVSALFPDVVNCMQTDNLELKKLVYLYLMNYAKSQPDMAIMAVNTFVKDCEDPNPLIRALAVRTMGCIRVDKITEYLCEPLRKCLKDEDPYVRKTAAVCVAKLYDINAALVEDQGFLDQLKDLLSDSNPMVVANAVAALSEINEASPSGQPLVEMNAQTINKLLTALNECTEWGQVFILDSLANYSPKDDREAQSICERITPRLAHANAAVVLSAVKVLMKLMEMLQSESDFVGTLTKKLAPPLVTLLSSEPEVQYVALRNINLIVQKRPDILKHEMKVFFVKYNDPIYVKLEKLDIMIRLASQANIAQVLSELKEYATEVDVDFVRKAVRAIGRCAIKVEPSAERCVSTLLDLIQTKVNYVVQEAIVVIKDIFRKYPNKYESIISTLCENLDTLDEPEARASMIWIIGEYAERIDNADELLESFLEGFHDENTQVQLQLLTAIVKLFLKRPTDTQELVQQVLSLATQDSDNPDLRDRGFIYWRLLSTDPAAAKEVVLAEKPLISEETDLLEPTLLDELICHISSLASVYHKPPTAFVEGRAAGARKSLPARSNSNEESARTTNAQPHAQVIPAQDSLIGDLLSMDIGGPAIVTPTPAPQSAGLGLDLLGGGLDGILSNTESTSAAPVVSQSTTGLLGDIFGFSQGPTSYIPPKVNWLPAEKGKGFDIWGTFTRKNGQISMDMTFTNKAMQPMGGFAIQLNKNSFGLTPAAPLQVPAPLNPGASIETSVILSTAGAVQRMEPLNNLQVAIKNNIDVFYFACLVPMNVYFAEDGQLDKRVFLSTWKDIPAQNEVQYTLNGVMLTADQVVQKMQQNNVFTIAKRNVEGQDMLYQSLKLTNNVWVLNELKIQPGNPDVTLSLKSRSVEVAPGVFQAYNAILHS from the exons ATGCAACCGTTCGAGATACTCC ACAAGATGACCGATTCAAAGTATTTTACCACTACAAAGAAGGGGGAGATATTTGAGCTCAAGTCAGAActtaataatgagaaaaaagaaaagaagaaggaagCTGTAAAgaag GTTATTGCTTCTATGACAGTCGGGAAAGACGTGTCCGCGTTATTTCCCGACGTGGTAAACTGCATGCAGACTGACAATTTGGAACTGAAAAAACTGGTGTATCTGTATCTGATGAACTACGCCAAGAGTCAACCAGACATGGCTATTATGGCAGTCAACACGTTCGTCAAG GATTGCGAGGACCCAAATCCGCTGATTCGCGCGCTAGCAGTTCGCACGATGGGATGCATACGCGTCGACAAGATAACCGAATATTTGTGCGAGCCGTTGCGCAAGTGCCTGAAGGACGAGGATCCGTATGTACGCAAGACCGCAGCCGTGTGCGTCGCCAAACTTTATGACATTAACGCGGCCTTGGTCGAGGATCAGGGATTTCTGGATCAATTGAAGGATCTTCTGTCCGACAGCAATCCAATG GTTGTTGCAAACGCAGTAGCTGCATTGTCTGAGATCAACGAGGCCAGTCCGAGCGGTCAACCGTTGGTGGAGATGAATGCACAGACcataaataaactattaacAGCGCTCAATGAGTGTACAGAATGGGGCCAAGTTTTCATCCTGGATTCATTGGCGAATTATTCGCCCAAGGACGATCGCGAAGCGCAAAGCATCTGCGAACGGATCACTCCACGTCTAGCGCATGCTAATGCTGCAGTCGTGCTGTCTGCTGTCAAG GTATTAATGAAACTGATGGAAATGTTGCAATCCGAATCGGATTTTGTCGGCACACTTACGAAGAAATTAGCACCTCCTCTCGTCACATTATTGAGTTCCGAGCCAGAAGTTCAATATGTCGCATTAAGAAACATCAATCTCATCGTGCAGAAGCGACCTGATATTCTGAAACATGAAATGAAAGTAttctttgtcaaatataatgatccaatatatgtaaaactgGAAAAACTGGATATTATGATTCGTTTAGCGTCACAGGCTAATATCGCGCAAGTTTTATCGGAGCTGAAAGAATACGCCACCGAGGTTGATGTGGATTTTGTAAGAAAAGCTGTGAGGGCTATCGGTCGTTGCGCCATAAAAGTCGAACCATCCGCAGAACGTTGCGTCTCCACATTGCTGGACCTGATTCAAACCaag gtGAACTATGTTGTTCAAGAAGCGATTGTAGTCATAAAAGATATCTTCCGTAAATATCCTAATAAGTATGAGAGCATAATTTCGACTCTGTGCGAGAATCTAGACACACTTGATGAGCCAGAGGCGCGTGCTTCCATGATTTGGATTATTGGAGAATACGCGGAACGTATCGATAATGCAGACGAATTGTTAGAGAGCTTCCTGGAAGGATTCCACGATGAGAACACACAGGTGCAACTTCAATTGCTCACAGCAATCGTGAAACTGTTTCTCAAGAGACCGACAGATACGCAAGAGTTGGTTCAGCAAGTGCTGAGTCTGGCAACACAAGATTCTGATAATCCTGATCTGCGAGACCGCGGTTTTATTTACTGGCGGCTGCTTAGCACCGATCCGGCGGCGGCTAAGGAAGTGGTGCTCGCGGAGAAACCTTTGATTTCGGAAGAAACAGATCTGCTAGAGCCGACGCTGTTGGACGAATTGATTTGTCACATCTCGAGTTTGGCATCCGTGTATCACAAGCCTCCCACAGCATTTGTCGAGGGCAGAGCCGCGGGCGCTAGAAAATCCTTGCCTGCTAGAAGCAATTCGAACGAAGAGTCTGCCCGCACAACAAATGCACAGCCTCACGCGCAGGTTATACCCGCTCAAGATTCTCTGATAGGCGACCTCCTTAGCATGGATATCG GTGGACCAGCAATAGTCACACCGACGCCTGCGCCACAATCGGCGGGACTAGGACTAGATCTTCTAGGCGGCGGTTTGGACGGGATTCTAAGCAATACCGAAAGCACAAGCGCAGCGCCAGTCGTTTCCCAAAGTACAACCGGTTTGCTCGGCGATATATTCGGCTTCAGCCAAGGCCCCACATCTTATATACCTCCTAAAGTTAACTGGCTGCCGGCCGAAAAAGGCAAGGGCTTCGACATTTGGGGCACATTTACGAGAaa GAACGGACAGATTAGCATGGATATGACTTTCACGAATAAGGCGATGCAACCTATGGGAGGATTCGCGATACAGCTCAACAAAAACAGCTTTGGACTAACGCCGGCAGCTCCGTTGCAAGTACCGGCTCCCTTAAATCCTGGCGCAAGTATAGAAACAAGCGTTATATTGTCTACCGCGGGTGCAGTACAACGGATGGAGCCCTTAAACAATCTTCAAGTCGCTATCAAAAACAATATCGATGTTTTCTACTTCGCGTGTCTCGTCCCGATGAATGTATACTTCGCAGAGGATGGCCAATTGGACAAGAGAGTATTTCTTTCAACTTGGAAAGATATACCTGCACAAAATGag GTACAATATACGCTAAATGGAGTAATGTTGACTGCGGATCAAGTTGTACAAAAAATGCAACAGAACAATGTCTTCACAATTGCTAAGAGAAACGTAGAGGGTCAAGATATGCTTTATCAGTCTCTCAAGTTGACAAACAATGTTTGGGTGTTGAATGAATTGAAGATTCAGCCAGGCAACCCTGATGTTACA TTATCTCTGAAATCTCGATCAGTGGAAGTCGCTCCTGGAGTATTTCAAGCATACAACGCAATCTTACAttcttaa
- the LOC126851717 gene encoding AP-1 complex subunit beta-1 isoform X3, producing the protein MTDSKYFTTTKKGEIFELKSELNNEKKEKKKEAVKKVIASMTVGKDVSALFPDVVNCMQTDNLELKKLVYLYLMNYAKSQPDMAIMAVNTFVKELATSPMTKDCEDPNPLIRALAVRTMGCIRVDKITEYLCEPLRKCLKDEDPYVRKTAAVCVAKLYDINAALVEDQGFLDQLKDLLSDSNPMVVANAVAALSEINEASPSGQPLVEMNAQTINKLLTALNECTEWGQVFILDSLANYSPKDDREAQSICERITPRLAHANAAVVLSAVKVLMKLMEMLQSESDFVGTLTKKLAPPLVTLLSSEPEVQYVALRNINLIVQKRPDILKHEMKVFFVKYNDPIYVKLEKLDIMIRLASQANIAQVLSELKEYATEVDVDFVRKAVRAIGRCAIKVEPSAERCVSTLLDLIQTKVNYVVQEAIVVIKDIFRKYPNKYESIISTLCENLDTLDEPEARASMIWIIGEYAERIDNADELLESFLEGFHDENTQVQLQLLTAIVKLFLKRPTDTQELVQQVLSLATQDSDNPDLRDRGFIYWRLLSTDPAAAKEVVLAEKPLISEETDLLEPTLLDELICHISSLASVYHKPPTAFVEGRAAGARKSLPARSNSNEESARTTNAQPHAQVIPAQDSLIGDLLSMDIGGPAIVTPTPAPQSAGLGLDLLGGGLDGILSNTESTSAAPVVSQSTTGLLGDIFGFSQGPTSYIPPKVNWLPAEKGKGFDIWGTFTRKNGQISMDMTFTNKAMQPMGGFAIQLNKNSFGLTPAAPLQVPAPLNPGASIETSVILSTAGAVQRMEPLNNLQVAIKNNIDVFYFACLVPMNVYFAEDGQLDKRVFLSTWKDIPAQNEVQYTLNGVMLTADQVVQKMQQNNVFTIAKRNVEGQDMLYQSLKLTNNVWVLNELKIQPGNPDVTLSLKSRSVEVAPGVFQAYNAILHS; encoded by the exons ATGACCGATTCAAAGTATTTTACCACTACAAAGAAGGGGGAGATATTTGAGCTCAAGTCAGAActtaataatgagaaaaaagaaaagaagaaggaagCTGTAAAgaag GTTATTGCTTCTATGACAGTCGGGAAAGACGTGTCCGCGTTATTTCCCGACGTGGTAAACTGCATGCAGACTGACAATTTGGAACTGAAAAAACTGGTGTATCTGTATCTGATGAACTACGCCAAGAGTCAACCAGACATGGCTATTATGGCAGTCAACACGTTCGTCAAG GAGCTAGCGACATCTCCGATGACAAAG GATTGCGAGGACCCAAATCCGCTGATTCGCGCGCTAGCAGTTCGCACGATGGGATGCATACGCGTCGACAAGATAACCGAATATTTGTGCGAGCCGTTGCGCAAGTGCCTGAAGGACGAGGATCCGTATGTACGCAAGACCGCAGCCGTGTGCGTCGCCAAACTTTATGACATTAACGCGGCCTTGGTCGAGGATCAGGGATTTCTGGATCAATTGAAGGATCTTCTGTCCGACAGCAATCCAATG GTTGTTGCAAACGCAGTAGCTGCATTGTCTGAGATCAACGAGGCCAGTCCGAGCGGTCAACCGTTGGTGGAGATGAATGCACAGACcataaataaactattaacAGCGCTCAATGAGTGTACAGAATGGGGCCAAGTTTTCATCCTGGATTCATTGGCGAATTATTCGCCCAAGGACGATCGCGAAGCGCAAAGCATCTGCGAACGGATCACTCCACGTCTAGCGCATGCTAATGCTGCAGTCGTGCTGTCTGCTGTCAAG GTATTAATGAAACTGATGGAAATGTTGCAATCCGAATCGGATTTTGTCGGCACACTTACGAAGAAATTAGCACCTCCTCTCGTCACATTATTGAGTTCCGAGCCAGAAGTTCAATATGTCGCATTAAGAAACATCAATCTCATCGTGCAGAAGCGACCTGATATTCTGAAACATGAAATGAAAGTAttctttgtcaaatataatgatccaatatatgtaaaactgGAAAAACTGGATATTATGATTCGTTTAGCGTCACAGGCTAATATCGCGCAAGTTTTATCGGAGCTGAAAGAATACGCCACCGAGGTTGATGTGGATTTTGTAAGAAAAGCTGTGAGGGCTATCGGTCGTTGCGCCATAAAAGTCGAACCATCCGCAGAACGTTGCGTCTCCACATTGCTGGACCTGATTCAAACCaag gtGAACTATGTTGTTCAAGAAGCGATTGTAGTCATAAAAGATATCTTCCGTAAATATCCTAATAAGTATGAGAGCATAATTTCGACTCTGTGCGAGAATCTAGACACACTTGATGAGCCAGAGGCGCGTGCTTCCATGATTTGGATTATTGGAGAATACGCGGAACGTATCGATAATGCAGACGAATTGTTAGAGAGCTTCCTGGAAGGATTCCACGATGAGAACACACAGGTGCAACTTCAATTGCTCACAGCAATCGTGAAACTGTTTCTCAAGAGACCGACAGATACGCAAGAGTTGGTTCAGCAAGTGCTGAGTCTGGCAACACAAGATTCTGATAATCCTGATCTGCGAGACCGCGGTTTTATTTACTGGCGGCTGCTTAGCACCGATCCGGCGGCGGCTAAGGAAGTGGTGCTCGCGGAGAAACCTTTGATTTCGGAAGAAACAGATCTGCTAGAGCCGACGCTGTTGGACGAATTGATTTGTCACATCTCGAGTTTGGCATCCGTGTATCACAAGCCTCCCACAGCATTTGTCGAGGGCAGAGCCGCGGGCGCTAGAAAATCCTTGCCTGCTAGAAGCAATTCGAACGAAGAGTCTGCCCGCACAACAAATGCACAGCCTCACGCGCAGGTTATACCCGCTCAAGATTCTCTGATAGGCGACCTCCTTAGCATGGATATCG GTGGACCAGCAATAGTCACACCGACGCCTGCGCCACAATCGGCGGGACTAGGACTAGATCTTCTAGGCGGCGGTTTGGACGGGATTCTAAGCAATACCGAAAGCACAAGCGCAGCGCCAGTCGTTTCCCAAAGTACAACCGGTTTGCTCGGCGATATATTCGGCTTCAGCCAAGGCCCCACATCTTATATACCTCCTAAAGTTAACTGGCTGCCGGCCGAAAAAGGCAAGGGCTTCGACATTTGGGGCACATTTACGAGAaa GAACGGACAGATTAGCATGGATATGACTTTCACGAATAAGGCGATGCAACCTATGGGAGGATTCGCGATACAGCTCAACAAAAACAGCTTTGGACTAACGCCGGCAGCTCCGTTGCAAGTACCGGCTCCCTTAAATCCTGGCGCAAGTATAGAAACAAGCGTTATATTGTCTACCGCGGGTGCAGTACAACGGATGGAGCCCTTAAACAATCTTCAAGTCGCTATCAAAAACAATATCGATGTTTTCTACTTCGCGTGTCTCGTCCCGATGAATGTATACTTCGCAGAGGATGGCCAATTGGACAAGAGAGTATTTCTTTCAACTTGGAAAGATATACCTGCACAAAATGag GTACAATATACGCTAAATGGAGTAATGTTGACTGCGGATCAAGTTGTACAAAAAATGCAACAGAACAATGTCTTCACAATTGCTAAGAGAAACGTAGAGGGTCAAGATATGCTTTATCAGTCTCTCAAGTTGACAAACAATGTTTGGGTGTTGAATGAATTGAAGATTCAGCCAGGCAACCCTGATGTTACA TTATCTCTGAAATCTCGATCAGTGGAAGTCGCTCCTGGAGTATTTCAAGCATACAACGCAATCTTACAttcttaa
- the LOC126851718 gene encoding low molecular weight phosphotyrosine protein phosphatase-like isoform X1, whose amino-acid sequence MSQKKRVLMICLGNICRSPIAEAVFENEMNKRGLKNQWEVESAALIGYHTGKVPDYRALSTLKENGITNYSHRARQINKDDFNKFDWIFGMDNDNIQDINALKPKECRAKVELLGSYDPNREVIIRDPYYDIDSAGFQKAYEQCLRSVTAFLNKYTN is encoded by the exons atgtcGCAGAAGAAAAGAGTACTTATGATTTGtttag GCAATATTTGTCGTTCCCCAATAGCAGAAGCTGTctttgaaaatgaaatgaacAAGAGaggtttgaaaaatcaatggGAAGTAGAAAGCGCTGCTCTTATAGGATATCATACAGGTAAAGTGCCAGATTATAGAGCTTTGAGTACGCTAAAAGAAAATGGGATCACTAATTATTCTCACAGAGCACGCCAA attaataaagatgattttaataaatttgattggaTATTTGGCATGGATAATGATAACATTCAAGATATAAATGCTCTAAAGCCAAAGGAATGTCGAGCAAAAGTGGAGCTTCTAGGAAGTTATGATCCAAACAGAGAAGTCATAATACGAGATCCATATTAT GATATTGATAGCGCAGGATTTCAAAAAGCCTATGAGCAATGTCTGAGAAGTGTAACagcatttttaaacaaatatacaaattaa
- the LOC126851674 gene encoding low molecular weight phosphotyrosine protein phosphatase-like isoform X2, with the protein MQKKRVLMVCLGNSCRSPMAEAVFQDQVRKMGLSDFWEAESAAILKYHVGNAPEPRAMTTLRKEGITNYSHVARQITINDFYKFDWIFGMDEYIIHKLYEMRPENNQATIELLGKYDPAGIVVIRDPLFDVGSAGFEKAFQQALRSVRSFLAINMDNINKK; encoded by the exons ATGCAAAAGAAGAGAGTTCTTATGGTTTGTTTAG GAAATAGTTGCCGCTCCCCTATGGCAGAGGCAGTATTTCAGGATCAAGTGCGAAAAATGGGTCTATCTGATTTTTGGGAAGCGGAAAGTGCCGCTATTCTGAAATATCACGTAGGCAATGCTCCCGAACCTAGAGCGATGACTACTCTTCGAAAAGAGGGAATCACAAATTACTCTCATGTCGCGAGACAA ATCACAATAAacgatttttacaaatttgattGGATATTTGGAATGGACgagtatattattcataagcTGTATGAAATGCGACCGGAAAATAATCAAGCGACAATTGAACTACTTGGGAAATATGATCCGGCTGGAATAGTTGTCATAAGAGACCCCTTATTT GATGTTGGGAGTGCTGGATTTGAAAAAGCGTTTCAACAAGCTTTAAGGAGCGTGCGTTCATTTTTGGCAATTAACATG GACAatataaacaagaaataa
- the LOC126851719 gene encoding 40S ribosomal protein S27, protein MPLARDFLHPSPIEEKRKHKLKRLVQKPNSYFMDVKCPGCYAIKTIFSHAQRPVECDGCRTILCTPTGGKARLTEGCSFRRKVQC, encoded by the coding sequence ATGCCATTGGCCAGAGATTTTTTACATCCCAGTCCCATTGAGGAGAAAAGGAAACACAAGCTAAAGAGGCTTGTGCAGAAGCCAAACAGTTATTTTATGGATGTCAAATGCCCTGGCTGTTATGctattaaaactatattttccCATGCTCAGAGGCCAGTAGAATGTGACGGATGTCGTACGATACTTTGCACACCGACAGGTGGCAAAGCAAGACTAACGGAAGGATGCTCTTTTAGAAGAAAAGTTCAGTGTTAA